A window of the Synechococcus sp. M16.1 genome harbors these coding sequences:
- a CDS encoding TVP38/TMEM64 family protein, whose amino-acid sequence MISLVQHWLPDVLELLRSPAGALLFMPLYALWVTLLLPGVWASMLAGVLYGTWLGSGLVFVGACLGAVVVFLLGRSVLRDWARRRLEQLPKLQAVERAVSKEGLKLVLLTRLSPAFPFSLLNLAYGLSEVSLRDYSIGLIGILPGTVLFCGLGALAGDVARFGEVLGGEADAGTWALRLVGVLATLAVVWLVSRAARRALQDVETSL is encoded by the coding sequence TTGATCTCCTTGGTTCAGCACTGGCTGCCGGATGTGTTGGAGCTGCTGCGCTCCCCCGCTGGGGCTCTGCTGTTCATGCCGCTCTATGCCCTCTGGGTGACGCTGCTGCTGCCGGGGGTTTGGGCGTCGATGCTGGCCGGGGTGCTCTACGGCACCTGGCTTGGCAGTGGCCTGGTGTTTGTTGGGGCCTGCCTCGGGGCGGTGGTGGTGTTTCTTCTGGGGCGGTCGGTGCTGCGCGACTGGGCCCGGCGCCGGTTGGAGCAGCTCCCCAAGTTGCAGGCGGTGGAGCGTGCCGTGAGCAAGGAGGGCCTGAAGTTGGTGTTGCTGACGCGCCTCTCGCCCGCCTTCCCCTTCTCGCTGCTCAACCTGGCTTACGGCCTCAGTGAGGTGAGCCTGCGGGATTACAGCATCGGTTTGATCGGCATCCTCCCTGGCACGGTGCTGTTCTGCGGTTTGGGGGCACTGGCCGGCGATGTGGCCCGTTTCGGTGAGGTGCTGGGGGGTGAGGCGGATGCCGGCACCTGGGCGCTGCGGCTGGTGGGGGTGCTCGCCACGCTGGCCGTGGTCTGGCTGGTGAGCCGAGCGGCCCGGCGGGCGCTTCAGGATGTGGAGACGTCGCTCTGA
- a CDS encoding ABC transporter permease — protein MGRYWRTLRRFWGTAVAVQLEYQANVLIELLAVAMSLSGSLFLLSLFYGPDQTLGGWSWAQALMVQGLYTVFDGMATTWLRPNLGAIVTHVREGTLDFVLLKPIDSQFWLSLRTLSPAGLPEIGLGLGLLAWGSHQAGVELSLFALFTVLVMLLAGGLILYSLWFLIAATSIWFVKTWNATEVLRALLASGRYPLNAYPPALRLLFTLVLPVAFLTTVPAQVLLGEAAAPMLLAGLALAVLFFAAARAFWLFALRFYTSASS, from the coding sequence ATGGGGCGTTACTGGCGAACCCTGCGTCGCTTCTGGGGCACGGCCGTGGCCGTGCAGCTGGAGTATCAGGCCAACGTGCTGATCGAGTTGCTGGCGGTGGCGATGAGCCTCAGCGGCAGCCTGTTCCTGCTCTCGCTGTTCTATGGCCCCGATCAGACGTTGGGGGGCTGGAGCTGGGCCCAGGCCCTGATGGTGCAGGGGCTTTACACGGTGTTCGATGGCATGGCCACCACCTGGTTGCGCCCGAACCTCGGGGCGATCGTTACCCATGTGCGCGAGGGCACCCTGGATTTCGTGCTGCTCAAACCGATCGACAGCCAGTTCTGGTTGTCGCTGCGCACGCTTTCGCCGGCGGGGCTGCCGGAGATCGGCCTGGGGCTTGGGCTGCTGGCCTGGGGCAGCCATCAGGCCGGTGTGGAGCTCAGTCTGTTTGCGCTGTTCACCGTGCTGGTGATGCTGTTGGCCGGTGGCTTGATCCTCTATTCGCTGTGGTTTCTGATCGCCGCCACCAGCATCTGGTTCGTCAAAACCTGGAATGCCACTGAGGTGTTGCGGGCCCTGCTGGCCTCCGGCCGTTATCCCCTCAACGCCTACCCGCCTGCCCTGCGCCTGCTGTTCACCCTGGTGCTGCCGGTGGCCTTTCTCACCACGGTTCCGGCCCAGGTGTTGTTGGGTGAGGCCGCCGCACCGATGCTGCTGGCGGGCTTGGCTCTTGCGGTGCTGTTCTTTGCGGCGGCGCGGGCCTTCTGGCTCTTTGCCCTGCGCTTCTACACCTCAGCATCGAGTTAG
- a CDS encoding ABC-2 family transporter protein: protein MRIFGLNRRIIRVLLGSQYAHMLEYRAEIALWALSGVLPFIMLSVWSGSDARSGLGLDGVALDRYFLSAFLVRQFSVVWVVYAFEEDALLGRLSPYLLQPLHPLWRYVAAHLGEQLTRLPFAALIAAVFFVVRPQVFWLPSLGGFLLAWLATWMAFAIAFLFQSLIAALCFWSEKASALERLQFIPFLFLSGLLAPLTAFPPAVRALAQWTPFPYLIDFPARVLAGQPVDLVAGFGAQLVWIALLLPLVLLLWRAGVRRYSAMGA, encoded by the coding sequence ATGCGGATCTTCGGGCTGAACCGGCGGATCATCCGGGTGTTGCTGGGCTCCCAGTACGCCCACATGCTCGAGTACCGCGCCGAGATCGCGCTCTGGGCCTTGTCCGGGGTGCTGCCGTTCATCATGCTCAGCGTCTGGAGCGGCAGCGACGCGCGCTCGGGGCTGGGGCTGGATGGTGTGGCCCTGGATCGCTATTTCCTCAGCGCCTTTCTGGTGCGCCAGTTCTCGGTGGTGTGGGTGGTCTATGCCTTCGAGGAAGACGCCCTGCTGGGCCGGCTGTCTCCTTACCTGCTGCAGCCGCTGCATCCGCTCTGGCGTTATGTGGCGGCCCACCTCGGCGAGCAGCTCACCCGTCTGCCCTTTGCGGCCCTGATTGCGGCGGTGTTTTTTGTGGTGCGGCCCCAGGTTTTCTGGTTGCCGTCGTTGGGGGGCTTCCTGCTGGCCTGGCTGGCCACTTGGATGGCCTTCGCCATCGCCTTTCTGTTTCAGAGCCTGATTGCGGCCCTCTGCTTCTGGAGTGAGAAGGCCAGTGCCCTGGAGCGTCTGCAGTTCATTCCCTTCCTGTTCCTGTCCGGTCTGCTGGCACCGCTCACGGCCTTTCCGCCGGCGGTGCGGGCCCTGGCCCAGTGGACGCCCTTCCCGTATTTGATCGATTTCCCAGCCCGGGTGCTGGCGGGCCAACCGGTGGATCTGGTGGCGGGCTTCGGGGCGCAACTGGTCTGGATCGCTCTGCTGTTGCCGCTGGTGCTGCTGCTCTGGCGTGCTGGCGTGCGGCGATACAGCGCCATGGGGGCCTGA
- a CDS encoding ATP-binding cassette domain-containing protein, translating to MIQVEGLSKIYRVAEKQPGLAGTLRHFIRRRTRDVTAVQDVSFRIEPGEMVGFLGANGAGKTTTLKMLCGLIHPSAGEVQVAGHRPQRRQAEFLRRITLVMGQKQQLLWDLPPMDSLRVNAAVYGIPDAVARRRIKELADLLELGEELTRPVRKLSLGQRMKAELLAALLHEPEVLFLDEPTLGLDVNAQARVRQFLAEYNRRTGATVLLTSHYMADITALCPRVLLIHQGRLFHDGPLEALADQLAPEREVRLELESPVSADDLAGLGRLEQLEGCDVRLLVPRDQLTAVVAQLLDRFPVRDLDVTDPPIEELIGGLFRQGRV from the coding sequence GTGATTCAGGTTGAGGGGCTGAGCAAGATCTACCGGGTTGCCGAGAAGCAGCCCGGCTTGGCCGGCACCCTGCGCCATTTCATTCGCCGCCGCACCCGGGACGTCACCGCGGTGCAGGACGTTTCCTTCCGGATTGAACCTGGGGAGATGGTGGGCTTTCTCGGTGCCAACGGCGCCGGCAAAACCACCACCTTGAAGATGCTCTGCGGCTTGATCCACCCCAGCGCCGGCGAGGTGCAGGTGGCGGGGCACCGGCCCCAGCGCCGTCAGGCGGAGTTTCTGCGCCGGATCACCCTGGTGATGGGGCAGAAGCAGCAGCTGCTCTGGGACCTGCCGCCGATGGATTCGCTGCGGGTGAATGCAGCGGTCTACGGCATCCCTGATGCTGTGGCCCGGCGGCGGATCAAGGAGCTGGCCGATCTGCTGGAGCTGGGGGAGGAACTCACCCGGCCGGTGCGCAAGCTTTCCCTGGGCCAGCGGATGAAGGCCGAACTGTTGGCGGCGCTGCTGCACGAGCCGGAGGTGTTGTTCCTCGATGAACCGACCCTGGGGCTGGATGTGAATGCCCAGGCCCGGGTGCGGCAGTTCCTGGCCGAGTACAACCGCCGTACGGGGGCAACGGTGCTGCTCACCAGCCACTACATGGCTGATATCACGGCCCTCTGCCCCCGGGTGCTGTTGATCCACCAGGGGCGCTTGTTCCACGACGGTCCCCTGGAAGCGCTGGCTGATCAATTGGCACCGGAGCGGGAGGTGCGGCTCGAGTTGGAGTCGCCCGTTTCAGCCGATGACTTGGCGGGGTTGGGGCGTTTGGAGCAGCTGGAGGGCTGTGATGTGCGGCTGCTGGTTCCCCGCGATCAGCTCACCGCCGTGGTGGCGCAACTGCTGGATCGCTTCCCCGTGCGTGATCTGGATGTGACCGATCCACCGATCGAAGAGCTGATCGGTGGGTTGTTCCGGCAGGGGCGTGTCTGA
- a CDS encoding valine--tRNA ligase, translating to MPELAKTYDPAGTEARWQQAWEDQGAFHPDPKAPGEPFSVVIPPPNVTGSLHMGHAFNTALIDTIVRYQRLAGKNVLCLPGTDHASIAVQTILEKQLKEEGKTRHDLGREAFLERAWQWKAESGGRIVAQLRRLGYSVDWKRQRFTLDEGLSEAVKEAFVRLHEQGLIYRGEYLVNWCPASGSAVSDLEVEMKEVDGHLWHFRYPLSSGDGHLEVATTRPETMLGDTAVAVNPTDERYAHLVGQTLTLPFVGREIPIVADDHVEKDFGTGCVKVTPAHDPNDFAIGQRHGLPQITVMRKNGTMNKEAGQFEGLDRFEARKAVVAGLEELGLLVKVEDYRHSVPYSDRGKVPVEPLLSTQWFVKTEPLAARCREALEKQDPRFIPERWEKVYRDWLTDIRDWCISRQLWWGHRIPAWFVISETGGKYTDTTPYVVSRNETEALEKAKAEYGAAAEIEQDEDVLDTWFSSGLWPFSTLGWPDADSADLQRWYPTSTLVTGFDIIFFWVARMTMMAGAFTGEMPFQDVYIHGLVRDEQNRKMSKSAGNGIDPLLLIDRYGTDALRFALVREVAGAGQDIRLDYDRKKDTSATVEASRNFANKLWNATRFALMNLGGETPAQLGDPDHAALQLADRWILSRLARVNRETAERYSSYGLGEAAKGLYEFAWNDVCDWYLELSKRRLNPGENPSAEALADQRVAKQVLAKVISQMHLMLHPLMPHLTEELWHSVTGEPETTFLALQPWPELDESALDDALEASFAELIGAIRVVRNLRAVAGLKPSQPVPVRFVTGRGELAAVLSKGTADITALTRAESVAVMAPAEADAAPVAKALAGVSGELQVLLPIEGLVDLDALKGRLEKDIAKAEKEIKGLADRLGNPNFADKAPPEVVAECQANLDEKQAQADLARKRLADLS from the coding sequence GTGCCCGAACTGGCCAAGACCTACGACCCGGCTGGCACGGAGGCCCGCTGGCAGCAGGCCTGGGAGGACCAGGGAGCGTTCCATCCCGACCCGAAGGCCCCCGGTGAACCGTTCTCTGTGGTGATCCCGCCGCCGAACGTCACCGGCAGCCTGCACATGGGCCACGCCTTCAACACGGCCCTGATCGACACGATCGTGCGCTATCAGCGCCTGGCGGGAAAGAACGTTCTTTGCTTGCCCGGCACCGATCACGCCTCGATCGCGGTGCAGACGATCCTTGAGAAGCAGCTCAAAGAGGAGGGCAAGACCCGCCACGACCTCGGCCGTGAGGCGTTCCTCGAGCGGGCCTGGCAGTGGAAGGCAGAGAGCGGTGGCCGGATCGTGGCTCAGCTGCGGCGCCTGGGCTATTCCGTGGATTGGAAGCGCCAGCGCTTCACCCTCGATGAGGGCCTGAGTGAGGCGGTGAAGGAGGCCTTTGTGCGGCTGCACGAGCAGGGGCTGATCTACCGCGGCGAATACCTGGTGAACTGGTGTCCCGCCTCCGGTTCGGCGGTGAGTGATCTGGAGGTGGAGATGAAGGAGGTGGACGGCCACCTCTGGCATTTCCGCTATCCGCTCAGCAGCGGCGACGGCCACCTGGAGGTGGCCACCACCCGGCCCGAAACGATGCTGGGCGATACAGCGGTGGCGGTGAATCCCACCGATGAGCGCTATGCCCACCTGGTGGGCCAGACCCTCACCCTGCCGTTCGTGGGGCGGGAGATTCCGATCGTGGCCGATGACCACGTGGAGAAGGACTTCGGCACTGGCTGCGTCAAGGTGACGCCGGCCCACGACCCCAATGATTTCGCCATCGGCCAGCGCCACGGTCTGCCCCAGATCACAGTGATGCGCAAGAACGGCACGATGAACAAGGAGGCCGGCCAGTTCGAGGGGCTGGATCGCTTCGAGGCCCGCAAGGCTGTGGTGGCCGGCCTGGAGGAGCTGGGGCTGCTGGTGAAGGTGGAGGACTACCGCCACAGCGTTCCCTATTCCGACCGCGGCAAGGTGCCGGTGGAGCCGCTGCTCTCCACCCAGTGGTTTGTCAAAACCGAGCCCCTGGCGGCCCGCTGCCGTGAGGCCCTCGAGAAGCAGGATCCCCGCTTCATCCCCGAGCGCTGGGAGAAGGTTTACCGCGACTGGCTCACGGACATCCGCGACTGGTGCATCAGCCGCCAGCTCTGGTGGGGCCATCGCATCCCCGCCTGGTTCGTGATCAGCGAGACCGGTGGTAAGTACACCGACACCACGCCCTACGTGGTGTCCCGCAACGAAACCGAAGCCCTGGAGAAGGCCAAGGCGGAGTATGGCGCCGCGGCGGAGATCGAGCAGGACGAAGACGTGCTCGACACCTGGTTCTCCAGCGGCCTCTGGCCCTTCTCCACCCTGGGCTGGCCCGATGCTGACAGCGCCGACCTGCAGCGCTGGTACCCCACCAGCACCCTGGTGACGGGCTTCGACATCATCTTTTTCTGGGTGGCCCGGATGACGATGATGGCCGGCGCCTTCACCGGCGAGATGCCCTTCCAGGACGTCTACATCCACGGCCTGGTGCGGGACGAGCAGAACCGCAAGATGAGCAAGAGCGCCGGCAACGGCATCGATCCGCTGCTGCTGATCGACCGTTACGGCACCGATGCCCTGCGCTTCGCCCTGGTGCGGGAAGTGGCCGGTGCCGGTCAGGACATTCGTCTGGACTACGACCGCAAGAAGGACACCTCCGCCACGGTGGAGGCGTCGCGCAACTTCGCCAACAAGCTCTGGAACGCCACCCGCTTCGCCCTGATGAACCTGGGCGGCGAAACGCCGGCCCAACTCGGTGACCCCGATCACGCTGCCCTGCAGCTGGCGGACCGCTGGATCCTCTCCCGCCTGGCCCGGGTGAACCGGGAGACGGCCGAGCGCTACAGCAGCTATGGCCTGGGTGAAGCCGCCAAGGGGCTTTACGAGTTCGCTTGGAACGACGTTTGCGACTGGTATCTGGAGCTGAGCAAGCGCCGGCTCAACCCCGGTGAGAACCCCTCAGCCGAGGCCCTCGCCGATCAGCGGGTGGCTAAGCAGGTGCTGGCCAAGGTGATCAGTCAGATGCACTTGATGCTGCATCCGCTGATGCCCCACCTCACCGAGGAGCTCTGGCACAGCGTCACCGGCGAGCCGGAGACCACCTTCCTGGCCCTGCAGCCCTGGCCGGAGCTGGATGAAAGTGCTTTGGATGATGCGTTGGAAGCCTCGTTCGCTGAGCTGATCGGTGCCATCCGTGTGGTGCGCAACCTGCGTGCGGTGGCGGGCCTCAAGCCCTCGCAACCGGTACCGGTGCGCTTCGTCACCGGCCGCGGTGAGCTGGCGGCTGTGCTCAGCAAGGGCACGGCCGACATCACGGCGTTAACGCGAGCCGAGTCGGTGGCGGTGATGGCGCCGGCGGAGGCTGATGCGGCTCCGGTGGCCAAGGCCCTGGCGGGGGTGAGCGGTGAGCTGCAGGTGCTGCTGCCGATCGAAGGCCTTGTCGATCTCGATGCACTGAAAGGGCGCCTCGAGAAAGACATCGCCAAGGCGGAGAAGGAGATCAAGGGCCTGGCGGACCGGTTGGGCAACCCCAACTTCGCCGACAAAGCCCCGCCGGAGGTGGTGGCGGAATGCCAAGCCAACCTCGATGAGAAGCAGGCCCAGGCCGATCTGGCGCGCAAGCGCCTGGCGGATCTGAGCTGA
- a CDS encoding 2OG-Fe(II) oxygenase, which produces MNLIGRYSNPGYASVADAVREFFERRVDLQRPGVAFGPEGEGEPAKQSTDISLVAIDRSEPESFALSQLILRGVTAGLERYLQERPLFRQCCPQQSLFVNPIFNLQHYAPGEGFKRWHCDWTISDEATEPVHRVLAWILYCNDVDEAGTEFHWQDHHEPAERGKLVIFPAGPSHIHRGRVNESASKLIATGWINAGRQEDYLRRLAS; this is translated from the coding sequence ATGAACCTGATCGGGCGCTACAGCAATCCCGGTTACGCCTCGGTGGCCGATGCGGTGCGTGAGTTCTTCGAGCGCCGGGTGGACTTACAGCGGCCTGGCGTGGCCTTCGGGCCCGAGGGTGAGGGGGAACCGGCGAAACAGAGCACCGACATCAGCCTGGTGGCGATTGATCGCTCGGAACCCGAATCCTTTGCCCTCTCGCAACTGATCCTGCGGGGGGTGACGGCCGGCTTGGAGCGCTATCTGCAGGAGCGGCCGTTGTTCCGGCAGTGCTGCCCGCAGCAGAGCCTGTTTGTGAATCCGATCTTCAACCTCCAGCACTACGCCCCGGGGGAAGGGTTCAAGCGATGGCACTGCGATTGGACCATCAGCGATGAGGCCACCGAACCGGTGCACCGGGTGCTGGCCTGGATTCTTTATTGCAACGACGTGGATGAGGCTGGCACCGAGTTCCATTGGCAGGACCACCACGAACCGGCGGAGCGGGGCAAGTTGGTGATCTTTCCGGCTGGTCCGTCCCACATTCACCGCGGACGGGTGAATGAGAGCGCCAGCAAGTTGATCGCCACCGGTTGGATCAACGCCGGACGCCAGGAGGACTACCTACGGCGTCTCGCCAGCTGA
- a CDS encoding protein phosphatase, whose amino-acid sequence MDSADATGLQATLFDFSIAELVRQHRESFQPLWTAESWVKLLIWLSLNCGSSGDEAGMARFVEALGPSLTTRMRRVFFERELEALDLQVMADPAEQQVLVLPMGPGVPLDLERAATVIEQVQLQDHVVADRSRWQQLEAVVAIPRLEAAA is encoded by the coding sequence ATGGATTCCGCTGATGCCACTGGCCTGCAGGCCACGCTGTTTGATTTTTCAATCGCTGAGCTGGTGCGGCAGCACCGGGAGAGCTTCCAACCCCTGTGGACGGCGGAAAGTTGGGTGAAGCTGCTGATTTGGTTGTCGCTGAATTGCGGCAGCTCCGGGGATGAAGCCGGCATGGCCCGGTTCGTCGAGGCGCTTGGGCCAAGCCTCACCACCCGGATGCGGCGGGTGTTCTTTGAGCGGGAGCTGGAGGCCCTCGATCTTCAGGTGATGGCTGATCCGGCTGAGCAGCAGGTGCTGGTGTTGCCGATGGGCCCGGGTGTTCCCCTGGATCTTGAGCGCGCTGCCACGGTGATCGAACAGGTGCAGTTGCAAGACCACGTGGTGGCTGACCGGTCGCGATGGCAGCAGCTCGAAGCTGTGGTGGCGATACCTCGCTTGGAGGCCGCGGCATGA
- a CDS encoding oxidoreductase, which produces MGWSAADIPNQQGRIALITGANSGLGLETARALKRCGATVVLACRSPRKAERAKQELLQERDGGAVDLVGLDLADLTSVQKAAATVGERYGCLDLLINNAGVMAPPRRTTAQGHELQFGVNHLGHMALTQALMTLLQNRPDPRVVTVTSGAQYFGKIRWDDPSWSKGYDRYGAYGQSKLANVMFALELDARLREQGSPIRSLAAHPGIARTELQPTAIASVGNRFEALAYRLMDPLFQSAGMGALPQLHAATAATAQGGEHYGPEQFGGLRGAPALCRVAPAANQPAERQRLWSLSEQLIGG; this is translated from the coding sequence ATGGGTTGGTCCGCGGCTGACATCCCGAACCAGCAGGGCCGTATCGCCCTGATCACTGGAGCCAACAGCGGCCTGGGCCTGGAAACCGCGCGCGCCTTGAAACGCTGCGGGGCCACCGTGGTGTTGGCGTGCCGCAGCCCCCGCAAAGCCGAGAGGGCCAAGCAGGAGTTGCTGCAGGAGCGCGATGGGGGAGCGGTGGATCTGGTGGGCCTGGATCTGGCGGACCTGACCAGCGTGCAAAAGGCAGCGGCCACCGTCGGGGAGCGCTACGGCTGCCTTGATCTACTGATCAACAATGCTGGCGTGATGGCACCGCCGCGCCGCACCACCGCCCAGGGGCATGAATTGCAGTTCGGCGTGAATCACCTGGGGCACATGGCCCTGACCCAGGCCCTGATGACACTCCTGCAGAACCGTCCCGATCCCCGCGTGGTGACGGTGACCTCCGGAGCGCAGTACTTCGGCAAGATCCGCTGGGACGACCCCAGCTGGAGCAAGGGCTATGACCGCTATGGCGCCTATGGCCAAAGCAAACTCGCCAACGTGATGTTCGCTCTTGAGCTGGATGCACGCCTGCGCGAGCAGGGCAGCCCCATCCGCTCTCTGGCCGCCCATCCCGGCATCGCGCGCACAGAACTGCAACCCACCGCGATCGCCAGCGTCGGCAACCGCTTCGAGGCTCTGGCCTACCGGCTGATGGATCCCTTGTTCCAAAGCGCCGGCATGGGTGCCCTACCCCAGTTGCATGCCGCCACCGCGGCGACGGCACAGGGTGGCGAGCACTACGGCCCTGAACAGTTCGGTGGATTGCGGGGTGCACCGGCGCTCTGCCGTGTGGCGCCCGCGGCGAATCAACCCGCCGAACGGCAGCGGCTCTGGAGCTTGAGCGAGCAGCTGATCGGTGGCTAA
- a CDS encoding transcriptional repressor → MATRRPATQINSRQQVLLASLQACGDEMSGQQLHRSLEPEQAMGLATVYRNLRQLQQRGLVRCRHLPNGEALYAPLERDRHHLTCVDCGKTQALDHCPIHDLEVPEDGRKGFDLLFHTLEFFGLCSDCRERQQSPS, encoded by the coding sequence ATGGCCACTCGCCGCCCCGCCACCCAAATCAATTCCCGCCAGCAGGTCTTGCTGGCGAGCCTGCAGGCCTGTGGTGATGAGATGAGCGGTCAGCAGCTGCACCGCAGCCTGGAGCCCGAACAGGCCATGGGCCTCGCCACGGTGTACCGGAATCTGCGCCAGCTGCAGCAACGGGGCCTGGTGCGCTGCCGCCACCTGCCCAATGGCGAGGCGCTCTATGCGCCGCTGGAGCGGGATCGCCACCACCTCACCTGCGTCGATTGCGGCAAGACCCAGGCGCTCGACCACTGCCCGATTCACGACCTGGAGGTGCCCGAAGACGGTCGCAAAGGCTTCGATCTCCTGTTTCACACGCTTGAATTCTTTGGTCTCTGCAGCGACTGCCGCGAGCGGCAGCAAAGCCCGTCATGA
- a CDS encoding MBL fold metallo-hydrolase: protein MTLAATYFGANGWLLEFDDLRVLVDPWLRGSLSFPPGEWLLKGELPCERKAPEKLNLLLLTQGLADHAHPETLALLPKDLPVIGSVAAARVVERLGFTSVKTLSPGESTNHQGLQVRASAGAPVPMVENGYLLEHPAGSLYLEPHGFLDPALEPQPLDAVITPMVDLGLPALGAFVKGCSVVPQLVERFQPTTVLASTSGGDVRFGGALSRALQMKGSVASTGAQLPASSSWTDPRPGERLLLKN from the coding sequence ATGACCCTGGCCGCCACGTACTTCGGAGCCAATGGCTGGTTGCTCGAATTCGATGATCTCCGCGTTCTGGTGGATCCCTGGTTGCGCGGCAGCCTGAGCTTCCCCCCCGGGGAATGGCTGCTCAAAGGGGAACTGCCCTGCGAGCGCAAGGCGCCCGAGAAGCTGAACCTGCTGTTGCTCACCCAGGGGCTCGCGGACCACGCCCATCCGGAAACCCTGGCGCTTCTCCCCAAGGACCTGCCCGTCATTGGATCGGTAGCTGCAGCACGGGTGGTGGAACGCCTGGGCTTCACCAGCGTGAAAACCCTCTCCCCCGGAGAGAGCACCAACCACCAGGGCCTGCAGGTGCGCGCCAGCGCCGGTGCACCGGTGCCAATGGTGGAAAACGGTTATCTGCTCGAGCATCCGGCCGGATCGCTCTATCTCGAACCCCACGGCTTTCTCGATCCAGCCCTGGAGCCACAGCCCCTGGATGCCGTGATCACGCCGATGGTGGATCTGGGGCTGCCGGCGCTTGGAGCCTTTGTTAAGGGCTGCTCCGTGGTGCCGCAACTGGTGGAACGCTTCCAACCCACCACGGTGCTCGCCAGCACCTCCGGCGGTGACGTGCGCTTTGGCGGCGCATTGAGTCGGGCCCTGCAAATGAAAGGATCCGTGGCCAGCACTGGTGCCCAGCTGCCGGCCAGCAGCTCCTGGACCGATCCAAGACCAGGGGAACGACTGCTGCTGAAAAACTGA
- a CDS encoding high light inducible protein, with protein MKFTQASDSWFQGVAARDIHMEQLKKAERFNGRAAMVGIVIGIITEGLTGAGIVHQIGLGPLVDGYAACRTQFLPFCF; from the coding sequence ATGAAATTCACGCAAGCCAGCGATTCCTGGTTCCAAGGCGTCGCTGCCCGCGACATCCACATGGAGCAGCTCAAAAAGGCCGAACGCTTCAACGGCCGTGCCGCCATGGTCGGCATCGTGATCGGAATCATCACCGAGGGGCTCACCGGTGCCGGCATCGTTCACCAGATCGGGCTGGGTCCCCTGGTGGATGGCTATGCCGCCTGCCGCACCCAATTCCTGCCCTTCTGCTTCTGA
- a CDS encoding TIGR03894 family protein has protein sequence MAADKELLREVALELWNTTKKLRPGLPKAPRAQLVLKALLTIGDMSDQLEAAMVLGVIEAQEPDDEPGQGEAAGEDKTVSETDAKTERETPRVVRKRSSSR, from the coding sequence ATGGCTGCTGACAAGGAACTGCTGAGGGAAGTGGCCCTGGAGCTGTGGAACACCACCAAAAAGCTTCGTCCCGGCCTGCCCAAAGCGCCTCGCGCCCAGCTGGTCTTAAAAGCCCTGCTCACCATCGGTGACATGAGCGATCAGCTGGAAGCCGCCATGGTGCTTGGAGTGATTGAGGCGCAGGAACCCGACGACGAGCCCGGGCAGGGAGAAGCGGCCGGCGAAGACAAGACGGTGTCTGAAACAGATGCCAAGACCGAGCGGGAGACCCCCAGGGTTGTGCGCAAGCGCTCCAGCAGCCGCTGA
- a CDS encoding metal-binding protein: MGAHDSPEDLATGRHHDQSIWVLSLPLGIAVGLVLGWAAALIAAASCLAGGLWLSPDLDTRSNALRRWGVLGFLWWPYRLLIPHRSLWSHGPLLGTTARMAVLLAWCLIVSMAVPTLSPAVLLTTLQQLMHQHPQEFIALLVGFEGSAWIHLILDGDPWPQEWSKKRQR; this comes from the coding sequence TTGGGGGCACACGACAGCCCCGAAGACTTGGCAACGGGTCGCCACCACGATCAAAGCATCTGGGTCCTGAGCCTCCCGCTCGGCATCGCTGTTGGCTTGGTGCTGGGATGGGCTGCAGCCTTGATCGCCGCCGCCAGCTGCCTGGCTGGCGGTTTATGGCTGTCCCCAGACCTGGATACCCGCTCCAACGCGCTGCGGCGCTGGGGAGTCCTCGGCTTTCTCTGGTGGCCCTACCGCCTACTGATTCCCCATCGCTCGCTCTGGTCCCATGGTCCGCTGCTGGGAACAACCGCGCGCATGGCGGTGCTGCTCGCCTGGTGCCTGATCGTGAGCATGGCGGTTCCAACACTCTCACCAGCGGTGCTGCTGACGACGCTCCAGCAACTGATGCATCAGCACCCACAGGAGTTCATCGCTCTGCTTGTGGGTTTCGAGGGCAGTGCCTGGATCCACCTGATCCTCGATGGCGACCCCTGGCCCCAGGAATGGTCGAAGAAACGACAGCGATGA